GCGCGATAGGCCAGCGAATGGCCGTCGACGACGAGAAGGGTAGGCTTTCCGGAGTCCGTCACCCTGCAAGCCTAGACGCGAGGGCGGACACCCCGAACGGCCCCCTTCGAAGGTGAGCGATGAAGCCCGATTCCGCCCCCGCCGCATCCGATCGACCCGACTCGTCCGACGCGTCCGCCGGCCTGGAGTGGGCCGCCCGCCGAGGGATGGGTGCGCTTGCCGAGAAGATGGGCATGCAGTTCCTCGAGTTCTCGGTCGATCGGTGCGTCGCCACGCTTCCGGTCGAAGGCAACACGCAGCCGGTGGGCCTGATGCACGGCGGGGCATACGTCGTGCTCGGTGAGTCGCTCGGCTCGATGGCGGCGAACCTGCATGCCGGCCCGGATCGGCTCGCCGTCGGCGTCGACATCAACGCGACCCACACCCGTTCGGCCACGTCGGGCACCGTGACGGGCGTGTGCACGCCCGTGCATCTCGGTCGCAGCATCACGGTGCACGAGATCGTCGTCACCGACGATCAGGGGCGCCGGTGCTCCACGATCCGGATCACGAACATGATCCGCGACCTCGCTCAGCGCTGACGCGCGGCCGCTCGATCGCGGCTCAGCCTCCCTGGGCCCCAGCTTTCTGGGGCTCAGCCCTTCTTGGGCGACAGCTGCTCGATGATCGCCTTCGCGACGTCCTGCATGGTCAGTCGGCGGTCCATCGACGCCTTCTGAATCCAGCGGAAGGCCTCCGGCTCGCTCAGACCCATCTTCTCGTTCAGAAGGCCCTTGGCACGGTCGACGAGCTTGCGGGTCTCGA
This genomic window from Candidatus Microbacterium phytovorans contains:
- a CDS encoding hotdog fold thioesterase, with amino-acid sequence MGALAEKMGMQFLEFSVDRCVATLPVEGNTQPVGLMHGGAYVVLGESLGSMAANLHAGPDRLAVGVDINATHTRSATSGTVTGVCTPVHLGRSITVHEIVVTDDQGRRCSTIRITNMIRDLAQR